The Shewanella sp. MTB7 genome includes a window with the following:
- the pth gene encoding aminoacyl-tRNA hydrolase — MSNIKLIVGLANPGEKYAQTRHNAGAWYVQELARASGATLVADSKYFGLTARVTLHGKDVRLLIPSTFMNLSGKSVGAMANFFRIEADEILVAHDELDMEPGVAKFKLGGGHGGHNGLKDIIASLANNKGFYRLRIGIGHPGDKSQVSNYVLGKAPGTEQTAIEEVIDEAVRSTEVLINEDMAKAMNRLHSYKA, encoded by the coding sequence ATGAGTAATATAAAACTGATAGTTGGACTCGCCAATCCAGGTGAGAAATATGCTCAGACTAGGCACAATGCCGGAGCTTGGTATGTACAAGAGCTAGCTCGCGCGAGCGGTGCAACCTTAGTCGCGGATAGTAAATATTTTGGTTTAACAGCCAGAGTGACCTTACATGGCAAAGATGTACGTTTACTCATACCTTCGACATTCATGAACCTCAGTGGTAAGTCTGTAGGGGCAATGGCCAATTTTTTCCGTATCGAAGCTGATGAGATTTTAGTGGCTCATGATGAGCTGGATATGGAGCCCGGTGTGGCTAAGTTTAAACTTGGCGGTGGTCATGGTGGTCATAACGGCTTGAAAGATATCATTGCTAGTCTTGCAAATAATAAAGGCTTCTATCGACTTCGTATCGGTATAGGTCATCCTGGTGATAAGAGCCAAGTGAGTAACTATGTCTTAGGGAAAGCGCCCGGGACAGAGCAGACAGCGATTGAAGAAGTGATTGATGAGGCGGTTAGATCAACAGAAGTGCTAATTAATGAAGATATGGCAAAGGCCATGAATCGGTTGCACTCCTATAAGGCTTAA
- a CDS encoding FAD-dependent monooxygenase — MVGAATAIGLAQLGLNVVVIEAFQPKPYHHEQALDLRVSALSVASENLLDRLGALTSLSQMRRAAYLGLETWEIEGCITRFHAEQVGATHLGHIVENRLIQLALWKQFEAFDNIELLSPVTVDRFSRKDNIVEVFLSNGISIVAPLLIGADGANSLVRQWAGIGLTGWDYAQSAMLINIKTAQEQQDVTWQQFTPSGPRSLLPLPGKHASLVWYDDGARIAQLSQMNDKALAEQIKRHFPARLDRDFEVLQKGSFKLTRRHAQSYYSDNVVILGDAAHTINPLAGQGVNIGFKDVEALIATVSSKLSSGESWWEQRALATYEKSRYQDNLLMMTAMDLFYAGFSNDVLPLKFIRNAALKVANIDSSIKNKVLKYAMGLK; from the coding sequence ATGGTGGGGGCTGCAACCGCTATCGGTTTAGCACAGCTAGGGCTGAATGTTGTTGTTATCGAAGCGTTTCAACCTAAACCTTATCATCATGAACAAGCGTTGGATCTTCGGGTATCGGCGCTTAGCGTAGCATCTGAAAACTTATTGGATCGTCTAGGTGCACTTACAAGCTTAAGCCAGATGCGCAGAGCGGCTTATCTAGGATTAGAAACCTGGGAGATTGAAGGGTGTATCACTCGATTTCATGCAGAGCAAGTTGGGGCAACTCATCTGGGGCATATCGTTGAGAATCGTCTTATTCAACTGGCGCTTTGGAAGCAATTTGAGGCTTTTGATAATATCGAACTCCTTAGTCCTGTTACCGTTGATCGCTTTAGTCGCAAAGACAACATTGTTGAGGTTTTCCTTAGCAATGGAATCAGTATCGTGGCTCCATTACTTATTGGGGCTGATGGGGCTAATTCACTGGTTAGACAATGGGCCGGAATTGGTTTGACTGGGTGGGATTATGCTCAATCTGCGATGTTAATAAACATCAAAACGGCACAAGAGCAGCAAGATGTGACATGGCAACAGTTTACGCCAAGCGGACCTCGATCTTTGCTTCCTCTGCCTGGTAAGCATGCTTCTTTGGTTTGGTATGATGATGGGGCTCGAATAGCCCAACTTTCACAGATGAATGATAAGGCTCTAGCCGAACAGATCAAGCGCCATTTCCCAGCAAGATTAGATAGAGATTTTGAAGTACTGCAAAAGGGAAGTTTCAAACTTACGAGACGTCATGCTCAATCTTACTATTCAGATAATGTGGTGATTCTGGGGGATGCAGCTCATACGATTAATCCATTGGCTGGCCAAGGGGTGAATATTGGTTTTAAAGATGTTGAAGCGCTTATCGCGACAGTATCGTCTAAATTGAGTTCAGGTGAGTCTTGGTGGGAACAGAGGGCATTAGCCACTTATGAGAAGTCTCGTTATCAGGATAACCTGTTAATGATGACGGCAATGGATCTGTTTTATGCGGGTTTTAGTAATGATGTTTTGCCGTTGAAATTTATCCGTAATGCAGCTCTGAAGGTCGCGAATATAGACTCGTCTATTAAAAATAAAGTACTTAAGTATGCGATGGGACTTAAGTAA
- the miaB gene encoding tRNA (N6-isopentenyl adenosine(37)-C2)-methylthiotransferase MiaB, with product MSKKLHIKTWGCQMNEYDSSKMADLLDEYKGYTLTEDPAEADILLLNTCSIREKAQEKVFHQLGRWKKLKDKNPNLIIGVGGCVASQEGKMIKERAQCVDLIFGPQTLHRLPEMIDQIRQGGKAVIDISFPEIEKFDRLPEPRADGPSAFVSIMEGCSKYCSFCVVPYTRGEEVSRPLDDVILEIAQLAAQGVREVNLLGQNVNAYRGATHDDEICSFAELLRYVAAIDGIDRLRFTTSHPIEFTQDIIDVYEDTPELVSFLHLPVQSGSDRILTQMKRGHMAIEYKSIIRRLRKARPGIQISSDFIIGFPGESKQDFADTMKLIEDIQFDHSFSFIYSARPGTPAADLPDDVSLDEKKERLAILQDRITQQAMRFSRQMLGTVQRILVEGLSVKNPMELRGRTETSRVVNFEADPKHIGSFVDVEIVDIYTNSLRGTFIRGEDEMDLRRSLRPSDILAKHKKDDDIGVTQYIP from the coding sequence ATGAGTAAGAAACTCCATATTAAAACCTGGGGCTGTCAGATGAATGAGTATGACTCATCTAAGATGGCCGATCTGCTGGACGAATATAAAGGGTACACATTAACAGAAGACCCTGCTGAGGCAGATATCCTCCTGTTAAATACCTGTTCTATCCGAGAGAAAGCTCAGGAAAAGGTGTTCCATCAACTTGGGCGCTGGAAAAAATTAAAAGACAAAAATCCCAATCTAATCATTGGAGTCGGTGGCTGTGTGGCATCACAAGAGGGCAAAATGATTAAAGAGCGTGCTCAATGCGTAGATTTAATCTTCGGCCCTCAGACCTTGCACCGTTTACCTGAGATGATCGATCAGATCAGACAAGGCGGTAAAGCCGTTATCGATATCAGTTTCCCTGAAATTGAAAAATTCGATCGTCTACCTGAACCACGTGCCGATGGCCCTAGTGCATTTGTCTCCATCATGGAAGGATGTAGCAAGTACTGCTCTTTTTGTGTCGTGCCTTATACACGTGGTGAAGAGGTCAGCCGTCCACTTGATGACGTTATTCTTGAAATTGCGCAACTCGCAGCTCAAGGTGTGCGCGAAGTGAATCTTCTGGGTCAGAATGTTAATGCTTACCGCGGTGCAACTCATGATGATGAGATCTGTAGCTTTGCCGAACTACTGCGTTATGTTGCGGCAATTGATGGTATCGACAGATTGCGTTTCACCACCAGCCATCCCATCGAATTCACTCAAGATATTATTGATGTTTATGAAGATACACCAGAATTGGTGAGTTTCCTGCATCTTCCTGTTCAATCTGGCTCAGATAGAATCTTGACTCAGATGAAACGTGGACATATGGCTATTGAATACAAATCAATTATTCGCCGTCTTCGCAAAGCTCGTCCTGGTATTCAAATAAGCTCTGACTTCATCATAGGTTTCCCTGGTGAATCTAAGCAAGATTTTGCTGATACCATGAAATTGATTGAAGATATTCAATTTGATCATAGTTTTAGCTTTATCTACAGCGCACGTCCAGGTACACCTGCTGCGGATCTACCCGATGATGTTAGCCTAGATGAAAAGAAAGAGCGTTTGGCTATCTTACAAGATAGAATTACCCAACAAGCGATGCGCTTTAGCCGTCAGATGTTAGGCACAGTTCAGCGTATCTTGGTCGAAGGCCTTTCAGTTAAAAATCCGATGGAGCTTAGAGGCCGCACAGAAACCAGTCGTGTGGTTAACTTCGAAGCCGATCCTAAGCATATTGGTAGCTTTGTCGATGTCGAAATCGTCGATATATACACTAACTCACTTCGTGGTACCTTTATTCGTGGGGAAGATGAGATGGATCTAAGGCGTTCACTACGTCCGTCTGATATTCTGGCTAAACATAAAAAAGATGATGATATTGGCGTTACTCAGTATATTCCTTAA
- a CDS encoding PhoH family protein encodes MSNKLTTLNLYLEPADTRRLQSLCGPFDDNIKQLERRIGVEICYRDNHFQIVGQAKNCLSVNNLLKALYVETQPVKGSTPDIEPDTVHLAIQEAVALEAALPRDDKALYIKTKRGVIKPRNPNQSDYIANITTHDITFGVGPAGTGKTFLAVAAAVDALERQEVRRILLTRPAVEAGEKLGFLPGDLSQKVDPYLRPLYDALFEMLGFEKVERLIERNIIEVAPLAYMRGRTLNDAFIILDESQNTTVEQMKMFLTRIGFNSRAVITGDITQIDLPKHQKSGLRQAIEVLSEVEEISFNFFQAKDVVRHPIVARIVEAYEDHEQRALQAKNKRENQYKLQEISENEH; translated from the coding sequence TTGTCTAACAAATTAACCACGCTTAATCTATATCTTGAGCCTGCCGATACGCGACGTTTACAATCTCTATGCGGACCTTTTGATGACAACATTAAACAACTAGAGCGTCGGATCGGTGTTGAAATTTGCTACCGGGATAATCATTTTCAAATTGTGGGACAAGCTAAGAACTGTTTGAGTGTAAATAACCTGCTTAAAGCTCTCTATGTAGAGACTCAGCCTGTTAAAGGCAGTACGCCTGACATAGAGCCTGACACTGTCCACCTTGCGATTCAGGAAGCAGTAGCACTCGAAGCTGCATTACCAAGGGATGACAAGGCACTCTATATAAAGACTAAACGTGGTGTCATTAAACCGCGTAACCCAAATCAAAGTGACTATATTGCCAACATCACTACCCATGACATCACCTTTGGTGTCGGTCCTGCTGGCACAGGCAAAACCTTCCTTGCCGTAGCGGCAGCTGTCGATGCGCTGGAGCGACAAGAAGTACGACGTATATTACTGACTCGCCCAGCTGTAGAAGCGGGAGAAAAACTGGGCTTTCTACCTGGCGATCTCAGTCAAAAGGTCGATCCTTACCTGCGCCCACTGTATGACGCATTGTTTGAAATGTTAGGGTTTGAGAAAGTTGAGCGTTTGATAGAGCGTAATATCATCGAAGTCGCACCTCTGGCGTATATGCGCGGACGCACACTGAATGACGCATTTATCATTCTCGATGAGAGCCAAAACACAACGGTAGAGCAGATGAAGATGTTTCTAACCCGCATTGGCTTTAACTCGCGTGCCGTTATCACAGGTGATATTACTCAGATAGATCTGCCAAAACATCAAAAATCGGGGTTACGCCAAGCAATTGAAGTATTAAGTGAGGTCGAAGAGATCAGTTTTAACTTTTTCCAAGCAAAGGATGTGGTTCGTCACCCCATTGTTGCCAGAATAGTTGAAGCTTACGAAGACCATGAGCAACGGGCCCTACAGGCAAAAAACAAGCGTGAAAATCAATACAAGCTTCAGGAAATATCAGAAAATGAGCACTAG
- the ybeY gene encoding rRNA maturation RNase YbeY, with translation MSTSHADIELVLDLQIASDSNTLPTADNFELWVRTALGNTMTQAELTIRIVDEAESQSLNSTYRGKDKPTNVLSFPFEAPPEIDIPLLGDLIICASVVEQEAIQQNKPSQAHWAHMVVHGCLHLLGYDHINDAEAEEMESLEIQLIENLGFNNPYKEL, from the coding sequence ATGAGCACTAGTCACGCAGATATTGAATTGGTTCTGGATCTACAGATAGCCTCTGACAGTAACACATTGCCGACAGCAGATAATTTTGAACTTTGGGTGCGAACTGCACTCGGAAATACCATGACCCAAGCTGAATTAACGATACGAATCGTTGATGAAGCAGAAAGCCAAAGCCTTAACAGTACCTATAGGGGAAAAGATAAGCCGACAAACGTGCTTTCATTTCCCTTCGAAGCACCACCTGAAATTGATATTCCTCTGCTGGGTGATTTAATCATCTGTGCATCGGTTGTCGAACAGGAAGCAATACAGCAAAACAAGCCCTCACAAGCACATTGGGCTCACATGGTTGTACATGGTTGTCTTCATCTGCTAGGGTATGATCATATCAACGATGCCGAGGCTGAAGAGATGGAATCACTAGAGATCCAACTCATTGAAAACCTAGGTTTTAACAATCCATACAAGGAGCTATAA
- the corC gene encoding CNNM family magnesium/cobalt transport protein CorC (CorC(YbeX) belongs to the Cyclin M Mg2+ Exporter (CNNM) family, and was characterized as belonging to a set of three proteins, at least one of which must be present for CorA to function.), with amino-acid sequence MSDDIPPSTSAQKKSWLEKVSQLFQGEPQTRNDLVDVIHGAELREVISQDTREMIKGVLEVSDLRVRDIMIPRAQIVALQIDDSVAELLTTVIGTAHSRFPVINEDKDHIEGILLAKDLLQYGFKNSDEPFSLKQVIRPAVVVPESKRVDVLLKEFRSQRYHMAIVVDEYGGVSGLVTIEDILEEIVGEIEDEFDHDTAEETEIRKISKLVYMVKALTPIEDFNETFKTQFSDEEFDTVGGLVSHAFGHLPERNEKVVIGGIEFTVVSADTRRLLQLRVKLPDPDAE; translated from the coding sequence ATGAGTGATGACATCCCACCGAGTACCAGCGCCCAAAAGAAGAGCTGGTTAGAAAAAGTAAGCCAGCTGTTTCAGGGCGAACCTCAAACTCGCAATGATCTTGTTGATGTAATTCACGGCGCAGAGCTTCGTGAAGTTATCTCTCAAGACACACGAGAAATGATTAAAGGCGTCTTAGAAGTATCCGATCTACGAGTAAGGGATATTATGATCCCAAGAGCGCAGATTGTAGCACTTCAAATAGATGATTCGGTAGCAGAGCTTCTCACAACTGTCATAGGAACAGCGCACTCACGCTTCCCTGTGATAAATGAAGACAAAGATCACATCGAAGGTATTTTGCTTGCAAAAGACCTGCTTCAATATGGGTTTAAGAACAGTGATGAACCTTTCTCATTAAAACAAGTTATCCGTCCTGCTGTCGTTGTTCCTGAGAGCAAACGTGTTGATGTACTGCTCAAGGAGTTTCGCTCCCAAAGATACCATATGGCGATCGTCGTCGATGAGTATGGTGGCGTTTCTGGATTGGTGACGATTGAAGACATTCTCGAAGAGATCGTTGGCGAGATCGAAGATGAATTCGATCACGATACAGCTGAAGAAACTGAGATCCGTAAGATTAGTAAACTGGTCTATATGGTCAAAGCGTTAACGCCTATTGAAGACTTCAACGAGACCTTCAAAACACAGTTTAGTGACGAAGAATTCGATACGGTTGGTGGTTTAGTTTCCCATGCTTTTGGTCATTTGCCAGAACGTAATGAGAAAGTCGTCATCGGTGGCATTGAATTTACAGTCGTTAGCGCAGACACTCGCCGATTACTGCAACTCAGAGTCAAACTCCCGGATCCAGATGCCGAATAA
- the lnt gene encoding apolipoprotein N-acyltransferase: MLNTLRAFAHHAKMRLVLAYFAGASTALAFAPYSIWPIYLVAMAITLHLSRDLSPKESFIFWLSFGFGCFSVGISWVHVSMDKFGGLPLIASIGLMALLAIYLALYPALSGYLLQKLSPKNQLIRNLLLFPVVWMLTEWARGWVLTGFPWLWAGYSQTEGPIKEIASVIGVLGLSYLIAMFAGALALCFQKRWHSMALMLPLLALATYISPMFSSVEPNGESVKVTLVQGNIAQSMKWEPEALWPTMLKYMDLSRPELADTDIFIWPEAAIPAPESMVSDFLDNANKVANLNNSAIITGIISNQQENFYNSLIVLGNHNQSKQNQADYKIGGTNEFRKHHLLPIGEFVPFEALLRPIAPLFNLPMSSFVRGEYQQANLNAVGYQIAPAICYEIAFPEQLRANVNEDTELLLTVSNDAWFGSSNGPLQHMEIAQMRSIELGRPLVRATNNGVTAVVDEKGNITHRLPQFEAGILVADIPLMKGVTGFSKWGEWPILIWSSILFVLFLFRFVKHRS; encoded by the coding sequence ATGCTGAATACACTTCGGGCATTCGCCCATCATGCAAAAATGCGATTGGTACTGGCATATTTTGCCGGTGCCAGTACCGCACTTGCTTTTGCTCCTTACTCAATATGGCCAATCTACTTAGTTGCCATGGCAATAACTCTGCATCTTAGTCGTGACTTATCACCCAAAGAGAGTTTCATTTTTTGGCTTAGTTTCGGCTTTGGTTGTTTCTCTGTTGGGATCAGCTGGGTTCATGTCAGCATGGATAAGTTCGGTGGACTTCCACTTATCGCTTCTATCGGATTAATGGCGCTACTGGCTATTTACCTTGCACTTTACCCCGCATTGAGTGGTTACCTGCTACAGAAATTATCCCCAAAAAACCAGCTCATTAGAAACCTGTTGCTCTTTCCAGTGGTATGGATGTTAACCGAGTGGGCCAGAGGTTGGGTGTTGACTGGTTTTCCTTGGTTATGGGCTGGTTACTCTCAAACTGAGGGACCAATAAAAGAGATTGCTAGTGTTATCGGTGTCTTGGGACTTAGTTATCTTATTGCTATGTTTGCAGGGGCATTAGCCTTATGTTTCCAGAAACGCTGGCATAGCATGGCATTAATGTTGCCTTTATTAGCCCTCGCCACTTATATTAGCCCTATGTTTTCGAGTGTTGAACCAAATGGGGAATCAGTCAAGGTCACGCTAGTACAAGGCAATATTGCTCAAAGTATGAAATGGGAGCCTGAAGCCTTATGGCCTACCATGCTCAAATACATGGATCTATCTCGACCTGAACTGGCCGATACCGATATTTTCATCTGGCCCGAAGCCGCCATACCGGCTCCAGAATCTATGGTGTCTGATTTTCTCGACAATGCTAATAAAGTTGCCAACTTAAACAACAGCGCCATTATTACCGGTATTATCAGTAACCAACAAGAGAACTTCTATAACTCACTTATCGTGCTTGGAAACCATAATCAGTCTAAGCAAAACCAAGCTGATTATAAAATCGGTGGAACCAATGAATTTAGGAAACACCACCTGTTACCTATAGGTGAGTTTGTTCCCTTTGAAGCCTTGCTTAGGCCTATCGCCCCACTTTTTAATCTGCCTATGTCCTCTTTTGTCCGTGGTGAATACCAACAAGCAAACCTAAATGCAGTAGGCTATCAGATAGCACCAGCCATCTGCTATGAGATCGCATTTCCGGAGCAGTTAAGAGCTAACGTCAATGAAGATACGGAACTATTACTGACCGTATCTAATGATGCATGGTTCGGCAGTTCAAACGGCCCATTGCAGCATATGGAGATAGCGCAAATGCGCTCGATAGAATTAGGCCGTCCTTTAGTCAGAGCTACCAACAACGGCGTAACGGCCGTGGTAGATGAAAAGGGCAATATTACCCATAGACTGCCTCAATTCGAGGCTGGTATTCTTGTCGCTGATATACCACTAATGAAAGGGGTAACAGGTTTTTCTAAGTGGGGAGAGTGGCCGATACTTATCTGGTCATCAATATTGTTTGTGCTATTCCTGTTTAGGTTTGTAAAACACCGATCATGA
- a CDS encoding zinc ribbon-containing protein — protein sequence MSARSAELLSLYEALLAKVKIDYLNDNSMTVKELFSVVTNGKAFLSLKKQAKEDELALVEQFLKRDIANYLQEKNDTDLSHSPTMITVENTVWHWLSGITDRSQIEWHEILQDFKHQGHYQSGEIVGQGNMVCVHCGHEMKIEFPGVISDCPECDKSEFTREALAP from the coding sequence ATGAGTGCAAGAAGTGCGGAGTTACTATCGCTTTATGAAGCACTATTAGCGAAAGTGAAAATCGACTACCTTAACGATAACTCCATGACTGTAAAGGAGTTGTTTTCTGTTGTTACCAATGGGAAAGCGTTTCTATCTCTTAAGAAACAGGCTAAAGAAGATGAGTTAGCTTTAGTTGAACAATTTTTAAAACGTGATATTGCTAACTATCTTCAAGAAAAAAATGATACCGACTTGAGCCACAGTCCTACCATGATCACTGTTGAGAACACGGTTTGGCATTGGTTGAGTGGTATTACTGACCGTAGTCAGATTGAATGGCATGAAATATTGCAAGATTTTAAACACCAAGGTCATTATCAAAGTGGTGAAATTGTCGGTCAAGGGAACATGGTGTGCGTGCACTGTGGTCATGAGATGAAGATTGAATTTCCCGGTGTGATCTCTGATTGTCCTGAGTGTGATAAGAGTGAGTTTACCCGAGAGGCGCTGGCACCATAG
- the leuS gene encoding leucine--tRNA ligase → MQELYQPSEIEAKVQQHWQDTKTFEVTEDENKEKFYCLSMFPYPSGRLHMGHVRNYTIGDVVARYQRLQGKNVLQPIGWDSFGLPAENAAIKNSTAPAPWTYENIDYMKNQLKALGFGYDWSREIATCTPEYYRWEQWFFTTLFEKGLVYKKTASVNWCPNDETVLANEQVQDGCCWRCDTPVVQKEIPQWFIKITAYAEELLNDIDKLDEWPEQVKTMQRNWIGRSEGIEMTFQVVDSDESFDIYTTRPDTVMGVTYVAVAAGHPLAEKAAANNPKLAAFIEECKNADTTEAAMAAMEKKGVATGLYAIHPLSGKQVPIWAANFVLMNYGTGAVMSVPAHDQRDYEFAVKYDLAIEGVIKPSDRELDISAEAYTEKGVVFNSGDAFPELDGQDFQAAFDAIDARLTAEGKGKRQVNFRLRDWGVSRQRYWGAPIPMVTLADGTVVPTPKDQLPVILPEDVVMDGIQSPIKADKEWAKTQVNGQEAFRETDTFDTFMESSWYYARYCSPHADEMLDPAKANYWLPVDQYIGGIEHACMHLLYFRFFHKLLRDAGLVNSDEPAKRLLTQGMVLADAYYYNNEKGARVWVSPSDVTVQETDDKGRTVKAVDSQGHELVYTGMSKMSKSKNNGIDPQEMVDKYGADTVRLFMMFAAPPELTLEWQESSVEGAHRFIKRLWKVAHDHVAKGVTVALDVKSLDAKQKELRRELHKTIVKVGDDIERRQMFNTAIASVMELMNRLQKAPTETEQDRALMQEALSAVVRLLYPIIPHTSFTLWNNLGNPENIEDVRWPEADQSALIEDSKLIIVQVNGKLRAKITVPADATQEAVEEQGFAEEGVIKHTEGKTVRKVIYVPGKLLNIVAN, encoded by the coding sequence ATGCAAGAGCTATATCAACCTTCAGAAATTGAAGCCAAGGTGCAGCAGCACTGGCAAGACACGAAAACCTTTGAAGTCACCGAAGATGAGAATAAAGAGAAGTTTTACTGTCTCTCTATGTTCCCATACCCATCGGGCCGTCTGCACATGGGTCATGTCCGTAACTACACCATAGGTGACGTTGTCGCCCGTTACCAGCGTTTGCAAGGGAAAAATGTTCTGCAACCGATTGGTTGGGATTCATTCGGCCTGCCAGCTGAGAATGCAGCGATTAAAAATAGCACTGCACCAGCGCCTTGGACTTACGAAAATATTGATTACATGAAAAACCAGCTAAAAGCGCTAGGTTTTGGCTATGACTGGAGCCGTGAAATCGCCACTTGCACACCAGAATATTATCGCTGGGAACAATGGTTCTTCACTACGCTTTTTGAGAAGGGCTTAGTCTATAAGAAGACAGCTTCTGTGAACTGGTGTCCTAATGATGAAACCGTACTCGCCAACGAACAGGTACAAGACGGATGTTGCTGGCGTTGTGATACCCCTGTGGTACAAAAAGAGATCCCACAGTGGTTCATTAAAATTACCGCTTACGCTGAAGAACTGTTAAACGACATCGACAAGCTCGATGAGTGGCCTGAGCAAGTTAAGACCATGCAGCGTAACTGGATTGGCCGCAGCGAAGGCATCGAGATGACGTTCCAAGTTGTCGATAGCGATGAGTCTTTCGACATCTACACTACACGTCCTGACACAGTGATGGGGGTTACCTATGTAGCCGTTGCTGCTGGGCATCCTTTGGCAGAAAAAGCCGCTGCGAATAATCCAAAGCTGGCTGCATTTATCGAAGAGTGCAAGAACGCCGATACCACTGAAGCTGCGATGGCTGCAATGGAAAAGAAAGGTGTTGCAACCGGTCTGTATGCCATTCATCCATTAAGTGGTAAGCAAGTCCCTATCTGGGCTGCTAACTTCGTATTGATGAACTACGGTACAGGCGCTGTGATGTCAGTTCCTGCTCATGATCAGCGTGATTATGAATTTGCAGTTAAATATGACTTAGCCATCGAAGGTGTTATCAAGCCATCTGATAGAGAGTTGGACATCAGTGCAGAAGCCTATACTGAAAAAGGTGTCGTATTTAACTCTGGTGACGCTTTCCCTGAATTAGACGGACAAGACTTTCAAGCGGCATTCGACGCTATCGATGCTAGACTAACGGCTGAAGGTAAAGGTAAACGTCAGGTTAACTTCCGTCTACGTGACTGGGGTGTATCTCGTCAGCGTTACTGGGGAGCACCAATCCCTATGGTCACACTTGCTGATGGCACTGTCGTTCCAACACCTAAAGATCAACTGCCAGTCATTCTTCCTGAAGATGTTGTCATGGATGGGATCCAAAGCCCAATCAAAGCAGACAAAGAGTGGGCTAAGACTCAGGTTAATGGCCAGGAAGCGTTTAGAGAAACAGATACCTTTGATACCTTTATGGAATCATCATGGTACTACGCGCGTTACTGTAGCCCACATGCCGATGAGATGTTAGATCCAGCTAAAGCAAACTACTGGTTGCCAGTGGATCAGTATATCGGCGGTATTGAGCATGCGTGTATGCATTTACTTTACTTCCGCTTCTTCCACAAATTGCTACGTGATGCAGGGTTGGTGAACTCAGATGAGCCAGCAAAACGTCTACTGACTCAAGGTATGGTGTTAGCTGATGCTTACTACTATAACAATGAGAAAGGCGCACGGGTTTGGGTCTCTCCATCAGATGTAACCGTACAGGAAACGGACGATAAAGGTCGTACCGTCAAAGCGGTTGATAGCCAAGGACATGAACTTGTCTATACCGGCATGAGCAAGATGTCTAAGTCTAAAAACAACGGCATTGACCCTCAAGAGATGGTCGATAAATATGGCGCTGATACAGTTCGCTTGTTTATGATGTTTGCAGCCCCGCCAGAACTAACACTTGAGTGGCAAGAGTCGAGCGTAGAAGGCGCACATCGCTTCATTAAACGTTTGTGGAAAGTCGCTCATGACCACGTAGCTAAAGGTGTGACTGTAGCGCTGGACGTTAAGTCACTTGATGCCAAGCAAAAAGAACTACGTCGTGAACTACACAAGACTATCGTTAAGGTCGGTGACGATATTGAACGTCGTCAGATGTTTAACACCGCTATCGCATCTGTCATGGAGCTGATGAATCGTCTTCAAAAAGCACCAACTGAAACAGAGCAAGATAGAGCCTTGATGCAGGAAGCTCTGTCTGCTGTTGTACGTCTACTTTACCCTATCATTCCACACACTAGCTTTACTTTGTGGAACAACCTTGGTAATCCAGAGAATATCGAAGACGTACGTTGGCCCGAAGCCGATCAATCGGCACTTATTGAAGATAGCAAACTGATCATCGTTCAAGTAAACGGTAAGCTTCGCGCTAAAATCACAGTGCCTGCGGACGCAACGCAAGAAGCTGTCGAGGAACAAGGTTTTGCAGAGGAAGGTGTCATTAAACACACCGAAGGTAAAACCGTTCGCAAAGTGATCTACGTACCGGGAAAATTGCTCAATATCGTAGCTAACTAA